A window of the Catharus ustulatus isolate bCatUst1 chromosome 23, bCatUst1.pri.v2, whole genome shotgun sequence genome harbors these coding sequences:
- the LOC117006663 gene encoding leucine-rich repeat-containing protein 37B-like yields MAHMEQALRMDCSLPQLKQACAKMVSKTGLLLKALSERQEKQGASDHMDLCRQQENMPGCMALGEGKKLVGKKAEHSVEMVKFVVLLSLFVILGVMLKVFFHTCLVSSKADSQPGHTRILCLRRFCVKLPEKGRKDNKEAQDVE; encoded by the exons ATGGCTCACATGGAGCAAGCCCTGAGGATGGACTGCAGCCTGCCCCAGCTGAAACAGGCCTGTGCCAAGATGGTCTCAAAGACCGGGCTGCTTCTAAAGGCACTCAGTGAGAGGCAAGAGAAACAGGGAGCCTCTGATCACATGGACCTGTGTCGTCAGCAAGAGAATATGCCCGGATGCATGGCCTTGGGGGAGGGCAAGAAACTCGTAGGGAAG AAAGCAGAGCACTCAGTGGAAATGGTCaagtttgtggttttgttaTCTCTCTTCGTTATCCTTGGTGTGATGCTGAAAGTCTTCTTCCAC ACATGCCTTGTATCTTCTAAAGCTGATTCTCAACCCGGCCACACCAGGATCTTGTGCCTGAGAAG GTTCTGTGTAAAGCTGCCggagaaagggaggaaggatAACAAGGAGGCACAGGATGTGGAGTAG